The Trichosurus vulpecula isolate mTriVul1 chromosome 4, mTriVul1.pri, whole genome shotgun sequence genome contains a region encoding:
- the LOC118846750 gene encoding LOW QUALITY PROTEIN: DDB1- and CUL4-associated factor 8-like (The sequence of the model RefSeq protein was modified relative to this genomic sequence to represent the inferred CDS: inserted 2 bases in 2 codons; substituted 1 base at 1 genomic stop codon), whose product MSGKGSSRDGKIDLANGRLSSSPEEMSGTEEGREISSGIEVEASELSLSLTWDDWGGPNLTSTESPGTDTESSGEGKDSHSMEDPGHCSINDENRVHDLSEEEGEEEEEEEEEEEEAQPWRWVQCKRDSLDDEQALEEWVASESSALPRPPWQAPSALRERELGSSARFVYEACGARVFVQRFRLQHGLEGHNGCVCTRHFNQCSIWLASGSDDLKVVVWDWARRRPVLXFESGHKSNVFQAKFLPGSGDSTLAVCARDGQVRVGEPFTKCFSQHKGASHKLALEPHSPCTFLSAVEDAVVFTIDLQQDLTASKLVVTKEKEKKVGLYTIYVNPANTXFAVGGRDQFVRIYDQRKINENDNNGVLKKFCPHHLVNSESKANITCLVCSHDGTELLASYNDEDIYLFNSSHSHGAQYIKRYKVHQNNARVKGEDFNGPKSEFVVSGRDCRHIFLWEKSSCQIIHFMEGEKGGLPVLATNGLDHNVKIWAGTYCXGFNKRERDEDSLHHTDLFDSHMLWFLMHHLRQRLHHRPWREPGVGATDGNSDEYPNSSDTSEEEEGPVGRSYSLSRFRSRQHHLSHLKSNLAGMNKSKNGLRFGQLVAFGSPRVADHQFISLPHG is encoded by the exons ATGTCTGGTAAAGGTAGCAGCAGAGATGGCAAAATAGACCTTGCGAATGGACGCTTATCCAGCAGTCCAGAGGAAATGTCTGggacagaagaggggagagaaatatCCTCAGGCATCGAGGTAGAGGCTTCAGAACTGAGCTTGAGCCTAACCTGGGATGACTGGGGTGGCCCCAACCTCACCAGCACGGAAAGCCCAGGAACAGACACAGAGAGCTCAGGTGAAGGCAAGGACTCTCATAGCATGGAGGACCCTGGCCACTGCTCCATTAATGATGAAAACCGGGTCCATGACCTctcagaggaggagggagaggaggaagaagaagaggaagaagaagaggaagaagcgcAGCCCTGGCGCTGGGTTCAATGCAAACGAGACTCATTAGATGATGAACAAGCCCTTGAGGAATGGGTAGCCTCAGAGTCATCAGCTCTGCCTCGGCCTCCCTGGCAGGCACCTTCagccctgagagagagagagctgggctCAAGTGCTCGTTTTGTGTATGAAGCCTGTGGAGCACGAGTCTTTGTGCAGCGCTTCCGCCTGCAGCATGGGCTGGAGGGACACAATGGTTGTGTCTGCACCCGTCACTTTAACCAGTGTAGCATCTGGCTGGCTAGTGGCAGCGATGACCTCAAGGTGGTGGTGTGGGATTGGGCTCGAAGGCGACCTGTAT GATTTGAAAGTGGCCATAAAAGCAATGTCTTCCAGGCCAAGTTTCTTCCCGGCAGTGGTGACTCAACTCTTGCAGTGTGCGCCCGTGATGGGCAGGTGCGAGTAGGAGAGCCATTCACCAAGTGTTTTTCCCAGCACAAGGGAGCCTCCCATAAGTTGGCCCTGGAGCCCCACTCTCCCTGTACTTTCCTATCTGCTGTTGAAGATGCAGTTGTCTTCACCATTGACCTCCAGCAAGACCTAACAGCATCTAAACTGGTGGTgacaaaggagaaggagaagaaagttgGGTTATACACAATCTACGTGAACCCCGCTAACA AATTTGCAGTGGGTGGGCGAGATCAATTTGTGAGGATTTATGACCAGCGTAAAAttaatgagaatgataataatggtgTGCTGAAGAAATTTTGTCCTCATCACCTGGTAAACAGTGAGTCCAAAGCAAACATCACCTGTCTTGTGTGCAGCCACGATGGCACAGAACTACTTGCCAGTTACAATGATGAAGACATTTATCTCTTCAACTCTTCTCACAGCCATGGTGCCCAGTACATCAAGAGATATAAGGTGCACCAAAATAATGCTAGAGTGAAAGGCGAGGATTTCAATGGCCCTAAGAGCGAATTTGTGGTGAGCGGCAGAGACTGTAGGCACATTTTCCTTTGGGAGAAATCATCCTGCCAGATCATCCATTTcatggaaggggaaaagggaggctTGCCTGTGCTGGCCACTAATGGTCTAGACCATAATGTCAAGATCTGGGCAGGCACCTACTGCTGAGGCTTCAACAAACGGGAGAGGGATGAGGACAGCCTGCACCACACTGACTTATTTGACAGCCACATGCTCTGGTTTCTCATGCACCACCTGAGGCAGAGACTGCATCACCGGCCCTGGAGGGAGCCTGGGGTCGGGGCCACAGATGGAAACTCAGATGAGTACCCCAACTCCTCAGACACatcggaggaggaggagggccca